Proteins encoded together in one Lathyrus oleraceus cultivar Zhongwan6 chromosome 5, CAAS_Psat_ZW6_1.0, whole genome shotgun sequence window:
- the LOC127080564 gene encoding uncharacterized protein LOC127080564, producing MVAGRNDDALVAALTLLVGAIPQMNVGDRERDADEFRASGKFQRNNPPTCEGAHELDKAQEWFKAIEKIYLVMNCSDAQKVQFGTHMLDKEAEDWWRNTVQGFDEDGIEATWAFFRLAFLEKYFPEDVRGKKEIEFLS from the coding sequence ATGGTTGCTGGAAGGAATGATGATGCGCTTGTGGCGGCATTGACACTGTTGGTTGGTGCCATTCCGCAAATGAATGTTGGTGATCGAGAGCGTGATGCTGATGAGTTCCGTGCTTCGGGGAAGTTCCAAAGGAATAATCCGCCAACTTGTGAAGGAGCTCATGAACTTGACAAAGCTCAAGAGTGGTTTAAGGCGATTGAGAAAATCTATCTAGTTATGAACTGTTCAGATGCGCAGAAGGTGCAGTTTGGCACACATATGCTCGACAAAGAAGCTGAGGATTGGTGGCGTAACACTGTTCAAGGATTTGATGAGGATGGCATTGAAGCGACTTGGGCATTTTTCCGTCTTGCTTTTCTAGagaagtattttccagaagatgttcgtggaaagaaggaaattgaattctTGAGTTGA